DNA from Manduca sexta isolate Smith_Timp_Sample1 chromosome 6, JHU_Msex_v1.0, whole genome shotgun sequence:
ctgtctgtcaagaccATTTTTCTCGAAAATGTGTTGagttatcaataaatttatatcaagtAATAAAGTCTCTTTTTGCtgtcaaaaaattaaacttgtcAATCAACGTGATCAAAAGATTTGATCGtttatgttgcatattttaCAAGTGAACCAAAATCTGTAATTCCCGTTGAcctataatcataaaatttgacaagaagtaatgttttttatcaCATGTATggtataaaatccgaaaattagtagACTACGTATAATTGCTCAAATTGCTTGTTTGCCgcctattttaaaacaaaatatgtattcattTGCATCTATAGATTGTTATCGAATATTTTCGTGTAAAATTATGTATACGTATATTTTGAATTActcttttttttactaattattatatagtgccgaaaaaaaactttatttatcttaaaattatacaacaaataTCCCAAAAGGACAGGCATTGAATGTAATACATAAAGAAACATagttaatttatagttatattgtTCTCTCGGCCGCTGCTGCTTCGTATTTGCAGACATCCATTTTGACGTGACGgtattctgaaaaaaaaaacaataaaaaaaatatatttccaattttGAAACAACACtatcttttttttacaaaaaatcgaAAAGATCTAacacactttttaaaaaaaaatatgttttgctaTCTAATAATAAAGGCAGATATGTAAATAATTCACCCACATAACGCATTATTACTAGAAGAGGCTGGCAGACGTGCTCTAAAGCATACaatagaaacaaataataaatcacatttgctgaattaaatattataataataatacacttaATATCCTTCAAGCAggtcataatttatttggtagataatttttatttgatagttaaACAATCTCTaacttaaatcatttttttatttgtaaaatcacATTTAAGTTAATGATTTGGAATCTGTCACACGAGAAAGTCGTAATTTCGACGATAGTGGGTGTCCAAGATGCCCACTATCGCTATCACTATCTACCCACCCCTTCGAAAAAATAAGTGCAACTAAACATGAAACATACGTAATACCATCCAcaaagacgcgccccactacctTTTTAGCGTTGACGTTGCGAGGTGTCGCGGGGTAAGGGAAAAGATTCAAATACTTCCCCGACGCTATCCTTCGTTAAAGGAACTTATCCAAGCACTTAACCCGACGCTATCCATAGTAGTATGCGTATGTATTCATActgctcacgcacactgtaaTCAGTAAGAGATAGTAGTGgcgcgcgtcttcgtggatgaaataatctataattGAACTTACGTTTCTTCTCGTCGCAATTATATTCGTATAAATCGCAATTGTCATTGAACATTCGAGTGATTCCGAGCGAGTCCTGTCCGCAAATAGGAACGAAGTCGTGTTGACACTGATCCGCCATTTTGCAGAAATTGATTAcctgagaaatattttatttgttacataatatttttttggctaACAAGCCTTTATGTCAACCATCTATGCCACTATAAGTTTCATCTAATTGATAAATCAATCGAAATGGttcaaaaatgattataaaataaaatattatggagAATTCAAAAGTGAGCTCTTTGTATAAGTAAGTACTAAATaagcttaaaatatttatttaatttaaaaatgttgctcCAAAACCCTGTATACATACTGGCTCTAAGGGAAAGAAGTAATCTTCAGCCTCTATCTCAACATGTGACCAAACTTCCGCAGCAAgacctaaaataattaaacctgaaacaaatcatacaaataaattagttacaatatgtttattaatgctTGCTtcagttgtattacggtacaactgaaATGCTGAGTTCTCGGGTTCGATGTCCGGGTcggggcaaagttatattgtgTTATTCGACTCAGTATAAGcgattctggaatttgtgcccgatatgatgataggctcgtccgttatcacatcatgagacggaatacatacaGAAGAAAatgggtacaccagttgcgcctctgtctatcccttcagtaataaaatatatgtaggtgtgtatgtatgtctaataaataatacaccAAAAACAgatattgtatgaaaataaaattaatcagatgtaaaaataatagaagaCAAGTAACATTTACTTACTAGTAAATACTTTTCTAAATATCATAACGCACAACATGCGAAAACAACGAGCGAATGTAATCTAGCCCGACATTACAAGGAATTGTTTACTTTGATAAATCCAAACTAATGCCTATGCGCCGGAAATTATGCTAAAACATGGACTTTATGCGCAAAATTATCTACGCAGCGTACTAAAATATCAGGGGTTGTGAACATTTTCTTTGGaatataagataatttaaattcattgcaATATGCGGTTTATGTACAAGGCATATGATCACGAATGTTCGTGGAATGATTTTTAATTCTGATAAAGGGCCAGTAATATTTAGTAACTGGCAGTCTGGGCGTACAAGTCTTTTTTAGATGACAGCAAATCAAAGTAGAATCGTACATCgtcatttaaaaatgaataatcaatactaataaatagaaaacatgATAATCTCAAGACTAGGTTGAATGTTAAAACTTTCATCCGATTTAAAGTATCTAACGAACATACTATTTCGTAATCTAAGAATAATTCAATGATCAGAAAGAGCCTAGCATTTTTCATCTTTTTCAATACTGTAGtttgaaaaacaatttaacacAACTCCCGTTAttcaataattgtaaattaaccATGCCAAAAGTTGCCGTCCCCTGCTCATGTGACACTTGTCCGCCACACAAACATTAATCTTCGACGTAGAACAATATGCCTGTTATATACACCTCGCCGGAATGTGGGTTAAACTGCTCCATTACTGTGAGTGACATTTTCTTAACGGCACATTCCTCTTGCCAAATGAGGCCATTTTAAACGTTCAAGAAGGAATAACTAAGATTTCTGTTATTAATATAACctattagtcgaaaacaacatggttttactcacgtttaaaaagtagtcggaatcgttgaccagtttcgacctaagtaggtcatcctcaggggcgagtgctaagaggacgtcgcgtcgcggaggcctctcgatcactgacctaatataatctatattctatagttaatataatctatactaatatttaaaactaaagagtttatttgaacgcgctaatggaaggaactactaaacccattttattttttttactaataggaagctacattattcctgagcgCTATTGGCTTTTTATccagggaaaatatttattagctagtaatttataaatatattttttttattttttaaatagaagacgccagaaactatttattaagtaatcaGCGCCGtccataaacataaatatttaaaatttctaacattacttaataatatttaatcatatttaatggATAATAAGTAATCGatgactaaaattatttctactTCTTCAGGTGTCTCTCAATTACTGAAACTGGCTGTCAGTTCCTTGAACCTTTCCTTGTTCATAAAATTAATCCCCAACTATTATGTACTAGTTTGATTCGTTAGAATTAAGAGTACTCTTATTCAGAGATAATAAGTTGtaagttgttttttgttttattacagataTATTGTGGTTATTTATAATTCTCCGTATCCACTGCCACCTGCCCAGCTACGCTTCAACACCGTCCGTAAGAATCCActtaataaatttcttaatacTAACAGGTACAACTCTAACCAGTGGCTCTTAAAACGAAACATCTTTTACAGTTATTACTTAAAACGTGTACTTGGATGCATGTAGATGGAGTCATTAAAAGAAGGAGAGGCTTTTTGCCAGCAGTGGAACATACCAACTGATAGGAGGTCTTTCGTATGTGAGAATCTGGGTAGGTCTTTGTTCGCCTCGAAGTCACTGTCTCAGGttgagcgcagtggagtgctacgcagtgctttgtaattcaaagtactgtatggtgttgctactgtttatgggcggtcgtatcgtttaccgcTAGGCGAATGGTTTGCTTTTTTCGTCATTCAACTGCAAaaaacaatttccaaaaataagcGCAGACAGCAATACTTCTATctaatttattctatatattaataccttAAGGTGATAGAATAAAGGGAtaggattttataaaaaaaatatatacgtattataatatatttgaatactattttttatttttttattttatttatacaaaaaagcAAACGGTAACATGCAATACTTA
Protein-coding regions in this window:
- the LOC115452907 gene encoding uncharacterized protein LOC115452907, with protein sequence MLCVMIFRKVFTSLIILGLAAEVWSHVEIEAEDYFFPLEPVINFCKMADQCQHDFVPICGQDSLGITRMFNDNCDLYEYNCDEKKQYRHVKMDVCKYEAAAAERTI